A genomic stretch from Thermomonospora umbrina includes:
- a CDS encoding S9 family peptidase: MTLPPLIPRRLLFGPPSRLRPAPSRDGSMLAFLAAHDGAQTMWVSDGDGGNARPVTSGGVLDFAWAYDHRHLLYVRDQDGDENFHLHALDVVTGESRDLTPFGRVQARLLGVSPELPDTVLVGLNRDHPGLHDAYHLELRTGTLTLAARNEGFSQWAADRRLTPRAAVTFATDEGCAIVVRDGPNEPWRRLTTAGDGEDALTVRLVGFSADGADLYVLGSAGTETICLRRLDEKGASQIVYADPTYDVTGVGLHPRTGRPRLVTVQRERLRTEALDPEAAADLERIRRLSDGDVTLIGHDEADLTWLVQANVDDGPCEFLTFDRRTGTALPLFSHQPELADHELARMEPFTFTSRDGLTVHGYLTFPPGAGRERLPTVLAVHGGPYARDVWGFRGEQQWLANRGYLSVQVNFRGSTGYGKRFLEAGNREWGGRMQDDLVDALRWVIDRGHADPDRVGIYGSSYGGYAALAGAAFTPDLFRCAISMAGPANLRTFVESIPPSWAPMVARLHRSIGDPNVDADLLWERSPLSRAHDIRVPILIAHGANDPRVPRREAEQIVEALRKNGVDHEFLLFDDEGHQFGKPHNRLAFYAAAERFLATHLGGRHEPEPTSA; encoded by the coding sequence ATGACCCTCCCGCCCTTGATCCCCCGGCGGTTGCTGTTCGGCCCGCCCTCCCGGCTGCGCCCCGCGCCGTCCCGCGACGGCTCGATGCTGGCGTTCCTCGCCGCGCACGACGGCGCGCAGACGATGTGGGTCTCCGACGGGGACGGGGGGAACGCCCGACCGGTCACCTCCGGCGGAGTGCTCGACTTCGCCTGGGCGTACGACCACCGCCATCTCCTCTACGTACGCGACCAGGACGGCGACGAGAACTTCCATCTCCACGCGCTCGATGTGGTCACCGGGGAGAGTCGCGACCTGACCCCCTTCGGACGGGTGCAGGCCCGGCTGCTGGGCGTCTCCCCCGAGCTGCCCGACACCGTTCTCGTCGGCCTCAACCGCGACCACCCGGGGCTGCACGACGCCTACCACCTCGAGCTTCGAACGGGCACGCTCACCCTGGCGGCCCGGAACGAGGGCTTCAGCCAGTGGGCCGCCGACCGCCGGCTGACACCGAGGGCCGCCGTCACCTTCGCCACTGACGAAGGCTGCGCCATCGTGGTGCGCGATGGACCGAACGAGCCGTGGCGGAGACTGACGACGGCAGGCGACGGCGAGGACGCGCTCACGGTACGGCTGGTGGGGTTCTCCGCCGACGGCGCGGACCTGTACGTGCTCGGCTCCGCGGGGACCGAGACGATCTGCCTGCGACGCCTCGACGAGAAGGGAGCCTCGCAGATCGTCTACGCCGACCCGACGTACGACGTCACCGGCGTCGGTCTGCATCCCCGCACGGGACGGCCCCGGCTGGTGACCGTACAACGGGAACGGCTCAGGACCGAGGCCCTCGACCCCGAGGCGGCGGCCGACCTGGAGCGGATACGACGGCTCAGCGACGGCGACGTCACCCTCATCGGCCACGACGAGGCCGACCTGACCTGGCTCGTGCAGGCCAACGTGGACGACGGGCCCTGCGAGTTCCTCACGTTCGACCGCCGCACCGGCACCGCCCTGCCGCTGTTCTCCCACCAACCCGAGTTGGCCGACCACGAACTGGCCCGGATGGAGCCGTTCACGTTCACCTCCCGCGACGGGCTGACCGTGCACGGCTACCTGACCTTCCCGCCGGGCGCGGGGAGGGAACGGCTGCCCACCGTGCTGGCCGTGCACGGCGGCCCCTACGCGCGCGACGTCTGGGGATTCCGGGGCGAGCAGCAGTGGCTGGCCAACCGCGGCTACCTCAGCGTGCAGGTCAACTTCCGCGGCTCCACCGGCTACGGCAAGCGCTTCCTGGAGGCCGGGAACCGCGAGTGGGGCGGTCGCATGCAGGACGACCTCGTCGACGCACTGCGCTGGGTGATCGACCGTGGACACGCCGACCCCGACCGGGTCGGCATCTACGGCTCCTCCTACGGCGGCTACGCCGCCCTGGCCGGCGCGGCGTTCACCCCGGACCTGTTCCGCTGCGCCATCTCGATGGCCGGCCCGGCCAACCTCCGCACGTTCGTCGAGAGCATCCCGCCCTCATGGGCCCCCATGGTGGCCCGCCTGCACCGCAGCATCGGCGACCCGAACGTCGACGCCGACCTCCTGTGGGAACGCTCCCCGCTCTCCCGCGCGCACGACATCCGCGTCCCCATCCTCATCGCCCACGGGGCCAACGACCCCCGCGTGCCCCGCCGAGAGGCCGAACAGATCGTCGAGGCGCTCCGCAAGAACGGCGTCGACCACGAGTTCCTGCTGTTCGACGACGAGGGACACCAATTCGGCAAACCGCACAACCGACTGGCCTTCTACGCCGCCGCCGAACGCTTTCTCGCCACCCATCTGGGCGGCCGCCACGAACCCGAACCCACCTCTGCCTAG
- a CDS encoding metallophosphoesterase, whose translation MRKLHAVPLGLLTAGATTFGYASVIERNWFRLRRFDVPVLAPGRPPVKVLHLSDAHLTPGRKRLIRWVRALDALQPDLVVNTGDTISHPDAIGSFLDALGPLLDRPGVFVYGSNDLYSPVFKNPLRYIWRTSQADYKRRRRIPDLPYRELGAALSAAGWLDLNNRIGRLKVGGLDVEFGGIDDSHINRDRYDQIAGPVDPRADVHVGVMHSPEPRNMDRFAADGYDLLLAGHTHGGQVCVPFFGALATNCGIDRPRVKGLHRHNGSWLHVSAGLGTSPAAPFRFCCPPEASLLTLVPRSS comes from the coding sequence GTGCGCAAGCTCCACGCTGTACCGCTGGGTCTGCTGACCGCCGGTGCCACCACGTTCGGCTATGCGTCGGTGATCGAGCGGAACTGGTTCAGGCTGCGCAGGTTCGACGTTCCCGTGCTCGCCCCCGGCCGTCCCCCGGTCAAGGTCCTGCACCTGTCCGACGCGCACCTCACCCCCGGCCGCAAGCGGCTGATCCGCTGGGTGCGCGCCCTCGACGCGCTGCAGCCCGACCTGGTGGTCAACACCGGCGACACGATCTCGCACCCCGACGCCATCGGCTCGTTCCTGGACGCCCTCGGCCCGCTGCTCGACCGCCCCGGCGTCTTCGTGTACGGGTCGAACGACCTGTACTCCCCGGTCTTCAAGAACCCGCTGCGCTACATCTGGCGCACCAGCCAGGCCGACTACAAGCGCCGCCGCCGCATCCCCGACCTGCCGTACCGGGAGCTCGGCGCGGCCCTGTCGGCGGCCGGCTGGCTCGACCTGAACAACCGGATCGGGCGGCTCAAGGTCGGCGGCCTGGACGTCGAGTTCGGCGGCATCGACGACTCCCACATCAACCGCGACCGCTACGACCAGATCGCCGGCCCGGTCGATCCCCGCGCGGACGTCCACGTGGGTGTCATGCACTCCCCGGAGCCGCGCAACATGGACCGTTTCGCCGCCGACGGGTACGACCTGCTCCTCGCGGGTCACACCCACGGCGGCCAGGTCTGCGTGCCCTTCTTCGGCGCCCTCGCCACCAACTGCGGCATCGACCGCCCCCGCGTCAAGGGCCTGCACCGCCACAACGGCTCCTGGCTCCACGTGTCCGCCGGCCTCGGCACCTCTCCCGCGGCCCCGTTCCGCTTCTGCTGCCCGCCGGAGGCCAGCCTCCTCACCCTGGTGCCCCGATCCTCCTGA
- a CDS encoding GatB/YqeY domain-containing protein, translating to MSALKEKLEADLSAAMKGRDEVRTRTLRMVLTAVRTEEVSGKKARELTDAEVVTVLTREAKKRREAAEAFAGAGRDTQAEAERDESAVLADYLPAQLTDEELAALVAEAIAESGASGPRAIGQVMKIVNPKVAGRAEGSRVAAEVKRRLTG from the coding sequence ATGAGTGCTCTCAAGGAGAAGCTGGAAGCCGACCTCTCGGCCGCGATGAAGGGTCGGGACGAGGTGCGGACGCGCACGCTGCGCATGGTCCTGACCGCGGTCCGCACCGAAGAGGTGTCCGGCAAGAAGGCCCGGGAGCTCACCGACGCCGAGGTCGTGACGGTGCTCACCCGGGAGGCCAAGAAGCGCCGCGAGGCCGCCGAGGCGTTCGCCGGCGCGGGTCGCGACACCCAGGCCGAGGCCGAGCGCGACGAGAGCGCCGTGCTGGCCGACTACCTGCCGGCCCAGCTCACCGACGAGGAGCTGGCCGCCCTGGTCGCCGAGGCCATCGCCGAGTCGGGCGCCTCGGGCCCCCGCGCCATCGGCCAGGTCATGAAGATCGTCAACCCCAAGGTCGCCGGTCGCGCCGAAGGCTCACGGGTCGCGGCGGAGGTCAAGCGCCGGCTGACCGGCTGA
- a CDS encoding penicillin-binding protein, translating to MLVQKEGRSIPLVQLLRLIGAGVVAGVLVAFIALPGIGSAGLTARDAANDFQNMDDDLNTSPPPEKTVVYDAQGDQIALFFDKYRESVPLAKVTPIMQKAVIGIEDSRFYEHGALDLKGTLRALASNAQSDGGRQGGSTLTQQYVKNLLVENAKTDEEYDEVTAPTIGRKIRELRYALRLEETMSKNQILEGYLNIAYFGGGAYGVQAAAKRWFSRPAAKLSLPQAALLAGITQNPTAYDPVLHPKAARQRRDVVLYRMAELGTITKAQADAAAAQPIELNEDKPIGGCETSKAPFFCEYVRYEMYQVLSNGKYWSLSKERQEEIANRLKRGGYVIRTTLSMKAQNALDKALRSYVSPLSNRVAAEAMVEPGTGHIRAMGSSKRFGVGKGRINLNLAANAQHGGGVGVSAGSTFKTFTLAAALEEGIPIRTSIHSPSRTIVSPFTDCKGATYTGWNVGNADPAENGPYNLKNGTWLSVNTFYAYLQQRVGLCDSVKMAEKFGMRRGDGKPLQQVPSQVLGANEIDMVSLAAAYAGFGARGRYCDPVAVTEVVAPDGKKLKLPKKACKQVLDQNIADQVNEILKGVLTRGTAKNIGGIGRPSAGKTGTCENFSCAVFAGHTPNLASAVAYWDFRGPTRYPVYGVYGATIPAPIWANSMRNALLGEPAPSFTAPVGDFGDFSTVPDVRGRPVPQAMAALRRAGLTAELAPRPVPSDQARGMVAGTSPGPGSEVDPGSKVIVYVSRGKGRDPGGEEPPGDGWDWPFD from the coding sequence GTGCTTGTGCAAAAAGAGGGTCGGAGCATCCCGCTCGTCCAGCTCCTGCGCCTGATCGGCGCGGGTGTCGTGGCGGGCGTCCTCGTCGCGTTCATCGCGCTGCCCGGGATCGGCAGCGCGGGGCTGACCGCACGGGACGCCGCCAACGACTTCCAGAACATGGACGACGACCTCAACACCTCGCCGCCGCCGGAGAAGACGGTGGTGTACGACGCGCAGGGCGACCAGATCGCCCTGTTCTTCGACAAGTACCGCGAGTCGGTCCCGCTCGCCAAGGTCACGCCGATCATGCAGAAGGCCGTCATCGGCATCGAGGACTCGCGCTTCTACGAGCACGGCGCGCTGGACCTCAAGGGCACCCTGCGCGCGCTGGCCTCCAACGCGCAGAGCGACGGCGGACGGCAGGGCGGGTCGACCCTCACCCAGCAGTACGTGAAGAACCTGCTGGTCGAGAACGCCAAGACCGACGAGGAGTACGACGAGGTCACCGCGCCGACCATCGGGCGGAAGATCCGCGAGCTGCGATACGCCCTGCGTCTCGAAGAGACGATGTCCAAGAACCAGATCTTGGAGGGCTACCTCAACATCGCCTACTTCGGCGGCGGGGCGTACGGCGTCCAGGCCGCGGCCAAGCGCTGGTTCAGCAGGCCGGCGGCCAAGCTCTCGCTGCCGCAGGCCGCGCTGCTGGCCGGCATCACGCAGAACCCCACCGCGTACGACCCGGTGCTGCACCCGAAGGCGGCGCGGCAGCGGCGCGACGTCGTGCTCTACCGGATGGCCGAGCTGGGGACGATCACCAAGGCGCAGGCCGACGCGGCCGCCGCCCAGCCGATCGAGCTGAACGAGGACAAGCCCATCGGCGGCTGTGAGACCAGCAAGGCGCCGTTCTTCTGCGAGTACGTCCGGTACGAGATGTACCAGGTCCTCTCGAACGGCAAGTACTGGAGCCTGTCCAAGGAGCGCCAGGAGGAGATCGCCAACCGCCTCAAGCGCGGCGGCTACGTCATCCGCACCACGCTCAGCATGAAGGCCCAGAACGCGCTCGACAAGGCGCTGCGCTCGTACGTCTCGCCGCTCAGCAACCGGGTCGCCGCGGAGGCCATGGTCGAGCCCGGCACGGGCCACATCAGGGCCATGGGGAGCAGCAAGCGGTTCGGCGTCGGCAAGGGCAGGATCAACCTGAACCTGGCCGCCAACGCCCAGCACGGCGGCGGCGTCGGGGTCTCGGCGGGCTCGACGTTCAAGACGTTCACGCTGGCCGCGGCGCTCGAGGAGGGCATCCCGATCCGGACGAGCATCCACTCGCCGAGCCGCACGATCGTGAGCCCGTTCACCGACTGCAAGGGCGCGACGTACACCGGCTGGAACGTGGGCAACGCCGACCCCGCCGAGAACGGCCCGTACAACCTCAAGAACGGCACCTGGCTGTCGGTCAACACCTTCTACGCGTACCTGCAGCAGCGCGTGGGTCTGTGCGACTCGGTCAAGATGGCCGAGAAGTTCGGGATGAGGCGCGGCGACGGCAAGCCCCTCCAGCAGGTCCCCTCCCAGGTGCTCGGCGCGAACGAGATCGACATGGTGAGCCTGGCGGCGGCGTACGCGGGCTTCGGGGCGCGCGGCAGGTACTGCGACCCGGTGGCCGTCACCGAGGTCGTGGCCCCGGACGGCAAGAAGCTCAAGCTCCCCAAGAAGGCGTGCAAGCAGGTCCTCGATCAGAACATCGCCGACCAGGTCAACGAGATCCTCAAGGGTGTGCTGACCCGGGGCACCGCCAAGAACATCGGCGGCATCGGCCGTCCGTCGGCGGGCAAGACCGGCACGTGTGAGAACTTCAGTTGCGCCGTCTTCGCCGGGCACACCCCCAACCTGGCCTCCGCCGTGGCCTATTGGGACTTCCGGGGCCCCACCAGGTACCCGGTGTACGGCGTCTACGGAGCCACGATCCCCGCGCCGATCTGGGCCAACAGCATGCGCAACGCGCTGCTGGGCGAGCCCGCCCCGTCGTTCACCGCCCCGGTCGGCGACTTCGGCGACTTCAGCACCGTGCCGGACGTCAGGGGACGCCCGGTGCCCCAGGCCATGGCGGCCCTGCGCCGGGCCGGCCTCACGGCCGAGCTGGCGCCGCGTCCGGTCCCGTCCGACCAAGCCCGGGGGATGGTGGCGGGCACCTCGCCGGGTCCGGGCTCGGAGGTCGACCCGGGCAGTAAGGTCATCGTCTACGTGAGCCGCGGCAAGGGCCGCGACCCCGGTGGCGAGGAGCCCCCCGGCGACGGCTGGGACTGGCCCTTCGACTGA
- a CDS encoding WhiB family transcriptional regulator produces the protein MWITDWTARAACRNADPDALFVQGAAQNRAKLICRGCPVRTECLADALDNKIEFGVWGGMTERERRALLRRRPDVSSWRDLLETAKEEYERSTDDQGELVAS, from the coding sequence ATGTGGATCACGGATTGGACCGCCCGCGCCGCCTGCCGTAACGCGGATCCGGACGCCTTGTTCGTGCAGGGCGCGGCCCAGAACCGGGCAAAGCTCATCTGCCGAGGATGCCCGGTGCGAACCGAGTGCCTGGCGGACGCGCTGGACAACAAGATCGAATTCGGCGTCTGGGGCGGCATGACCGAACGCGAGCGCCGTGCCCTGCTTCGTCGCCGGCCGGACGTGTCCTCGTGGCGCGACCTGCTGGAGACGGCCAAGGAGGAGTACGAGCGTTCCACCGACGACCAGGGCGAACTGGTCGCCAGCTAG
- a CDS encoding ArsA family ATPase, which translates to MSAHRVPPVLDVDALIDDPRTKIIVCCGSGGVGKTTTAAALGVRAAERGRDVVVLTVDPARRLAQSMGLSELDNSPRRIDGVGGDGELHAMMLDMKRTFDEIVEAHSDPDRARQILANPFYQSLSSSLSGTQEYMAMEKLGQLHRSGAWDLIIVDTPPSRNALDFLDAPERMGRFLDGRFMKLLATPAKTGGRLGVKVLTAGFGVFTGVLNKVIGVQLLRDVQTFVAAFETMFGGFRERAEKTFRLLQTPGTAFLVVAAPEADALREASYFVERLAQERMPLAGLVVNRVHTVAPGTPTAARSQAAAETLDERGEHPLTAALLRLHADRRQLAAREDRLREHFTSAHPNVPVATVPAQAEDVHDLDGLRQVGADLAENKPHPTTKPA; encoded by the coding sequence ATGAGCGCCCACAGGGTCCCGCCGGTGCTGGACGTCGACGCGCTGATCGACGACCCCCGTACGAAGATCATCGTCTGCTGTGGCTCCGGCGGCGTCGGCAAGACCACCACCGCCGCCGCGCTGGGCGTACGGGCCGCCGAACGGGGCCGGGACGTGGTCGTGCTGACGGTCGACCCGGCCCGGCGGCTGGCGCAGTCGATGGGCCTCAGCGAGCTCGACAACAGCCCCCGCCGGATCGACGGCGTCGGCGGCGACGGCGAGCTGCACGCCATGATGCTCGACATGAAGCGCACCTTCGACGAGATCGTGGAGGCGCACTCCGACCCGGACCGGGCCCGCCAGATCCTGGCCAACCCGTTCTACCAGTCGCTGTCGTCCAGCCTGTCGGGGACGCAGGAGTACATGGCGATGGAGAAGCTGGGCCAGCTCCACCGCTCCGGCGCCTGGGACCTGATCATCGTCGACACCCCGCCCTCCCGGAACGCCCTGGACTTCCTGGACGCCCCGGAACGGATGGGCCGCTTCCTGGACGGCCGCTTCATGAAGCTCCTGGCGACTCCGGCCAAGACGGGGGGCCGACTGGGGGTGAAGGTCCTGACCGCCGGGTTCGGGGTGTTCACCGGTGTCCTCAACAAGGTCATCGGCGTTCAGCTCCTCCGGGACGTACAGACCTTCGTGGCGGCCTTCGAGACCATGTTCGGCGGCTTCCGCGAACGGGCGGAAAAGACGTTCCGCCTGCTCCAGACCCCCGGCACCGCGTTCCTGGTGGTGGCCGCCCCCGAGGCGGACGCCCTGCGCGAGGCCTCCTACTTCGTCGAACGTCTCGCCCAGGAGCGCATGCCCCTGGCCGGCCTCGTCGTCAACCGCGTCCACACCGTCGCCCCCGGCACACCGACCGCCGCCCGCAGCCAGGCCGCCGCCGAAACCCTGGACGAACGAGGCGAGCACCCCCTGACGGCCGCCCTCCTCCGCCTCCACGCCGACCGCCGCCAATTGGCCGCCCGCGAGGACCGCCTCCGCGAACACTTCACCTCCGCCCACCCGAACGTCCCGGTCGCCACCGTCCCCGCCCAGGCGGAGGACGTCCACGACCTCGACGGCCTCCGCCAGGTCGGCGCCGACCTGGCCGAGAACAAGCCCCACCCGACCACCAAACCCGCCTGA
- a CDS encoding ArsA-related P-loop ATPase encodes MSARDTDWDGVRLHVVTGKGGAGKTTVAAALALALATGGRRVLLVEVEGRQGIAQLFDRPPLPYEERKVAIAPDGGEVCALAVDTEEALIEYLEMFYSLKRAGKAMTRLGVVDFVTTIAPGLRDVILTGKTSEAVRRRNKDGSFVYDAVVMDAPPTGRITKFLNVNEEISGLAKMGPIRNHADTVMRVVRSPETAVHFVTLLEEMPVQETLDGIRDLTEVGLPIGGVVVNMEHPPMLAADDLAAATAGTLDVEGVVRGLKASGLEHDAEETAAVLAAEAVAHARRTALQGRETERLSTLSQPRYVLPLLPDGMDLGGLYELAAALREQGAA; translated from the coding sequence GTGAGCGCGAGAGACACCGATTGGGACGGCGTGCGGCTGCACGTGGTCACGGGGAAGGGTGGCGCCGGCAAGACCACCGTGGCGGCCGCGCTCGCGTTGGCGCTGGCCACGGGCGGGCGCAGGGTGCTTCTGGTGGAGGTGGAGGGACGCCAGGGGATCGCCCAACTGTTCGACCGTCCGCCGTTGCCGTACGAGGAACGGAAGGTGGCCATCGCGCCGGACGGCGGGGAGGTCTGCGCGCTCGCGGTGGACACCGAAGAAGCGCTCATCGAGTACCTGGAGATGTTCTACAGCCTCAAGCGCGCCGGTAAGGCGATGACCCGGCTGGGTGTCGTCGACTTCGTGACCACCATCGCGCCCGGGCTCCGCGACGTGATCCTCACCGGCAAGACCAGCGAGGCCGTGCGCCGCAGGAACAAGGACGGCTCGTTCGTCTACGACGCCGTCGTGATGGACGCCCCGCCGACCGGGCGCATCACCAAGTTCCTGAACGTCAACGAGGAGATCTCCGGCCTGGCGAAGATGGGGCCCATCCGCAACCACGCCGACACGGTGATGCGGGTCGTGCGCAGCCCCGAGACGGCCGTCCATTTCGTCACCCTGCTGGAGGAGATGCCGGTCCAGGAGACGCTGGACGGCATCCGCGATCTCACCGAGGTCGGGCTCCCCATCGGCGGCGTCGTGGTCAACATGGAGCATCCGCCCATGCTGGCCGCCGACGACCTCGCCGCCGCGACCGCCGGGACACTGGACGTCGAGGGTGTCGTGCGCGGGCTCAAGGCGTCCGGGCTGGAGCACGACGCGGAGGAGACCGCCGCGGTGCTGGCCGCCGAAGCCGTCGCGCACGCCCGCCGCACCGCGTTGCAGGGCCGCGAGACCGAACGCCTGTCGACCCTGTCCCAGCCGCGCTACGTGCTGCCGCTGCTGCCGGACGGGATGGACCTGGGCGGGTTGTACGAGTTGGCCGCGGCACTTCGCGAGCAGGGAGCGGCCTGA